In a single window of the Bactrocera dorsalis isolate Fly_Bdor chromosome 2, ASM2337382v1, whole genome shotgun sequence genome:
- the LOC105226097 gene encoding transcription factor cwo isoform X1 — MESYWSETNGHAPHSVKYESEAAVSSFPYCTESSLNFSTSATAYSEDDAEYATGRRNKTSRQDPLSHRIIEKRRRDRMNSCLADLSRLIPPQYQRKGRGRIEKTEIIEMAIRHLKHLQSECIQKDNEYRMGYTDCMKEAAKFLYESHMEEFCYRLVARLQEHCVELMKNDCYKSRSCHIPDNVSASSGSPHQAYHTAAPLCQLRDMLGNSDIEQSNDHNDVKDLSFRNHLNQMQRNVAAAAAAVAVNNNTNSSIVHEHNSSGSQTNAASNSTTASTTTSLNNTISTTTAVPNNGVLVVGGGPTNSSQLRPHQAPVITSTGPAILNHHNESSNHDFESSREPLLHTDTSNMHSPPPRDSLLHHHAHLSHHQHNSDSLLSARMRNFSESSHDIEHNNNYKYKNHIKERFNHELHDEETSSEHCPAPPLLQSEHSHTHSLSEHSKDGTEPEIAPIIAKKRKMAEAAAAVLAAGTSANSNIALDDCDTRPPTTTNSMLSTRDEKPFSFADIKTELSAQPGFGGAKSHFSTPSSTTHVSPNLQSSRSFAVPIFALHGQGTYYIPLNIDYNVLVPFLNGADLLEKNYASMPVVHPININVNFMPTSSSTSILAAAAAAAAVVVGKQQLPPVNGTVSSTAAAAAANVAAVTKAKLESISNGW; from the exons ATGGAATCGTACTGGAGCGAAACAAATGGACACGCTCCGCATTCGGTTAAGTATGAAAG CGAAGCAGCAGTATCCAGTTTTCCTTATTGCACAGAATCTAGCTTAAATTTTTCCACATCAGCTACAGCATACAGCGAGGATGATGCAGAATATGCCACCGGAAGACGTAATAAAACTTCGAGg CAAGATCCCTTATCTCACCGCATCATTGAGAAACGAAGACGCGATCGCATGAATTCCTGCTTGGCAGACCTTTCACGACTCATTCCACCTCAGTATCAACGCAAGGGTCGTGGTCGCATTGAGAAAACAGAGATTATCGAAATGGCCATTAGacatttaaaacatttacaaaGCGAATGCATCCAGAAGGACAATGAGTACCGAATGGGTTATACGGACTGTATGAAAGAGGCCGCCAAGTTTCTCTACGAGAGTCACATGGAGGAGTTTTGTTACCGCCTGGTGGCACGTCTGCAGGAGCATTGCGTGGAGTTGATGAAAA ATGACTGCTATAAATCACGTAGCTGTCATATACCAGATAATGTGAGTGCATCGAGCGGTAGTCCGCATCAAGCATATCACACGGCTGCGCCACTTTGTCAATTGCGTGACATGCTGGGCAATTCGGATATTGAGCAGAGCAATGACCATAATGATGTTAAAGATTTGAGTTTCCGCAATCATTTAAATCAAATGCAACGAAATGTTGCTGCcgcagctgctgctgttgcgGTTAACAATAACACTAACAGTAGTATCGTACATGAGCATAATAGTAGCGGCAGCCAGACCAATGCAGCTAGCAACTCAACCACTGCATCAACGACAACGTCTTTGAATAACACTATTAGCACGACGACGGCCGTGCCTAACAACGGTGTGTTGGTAGTAGGCGGAGGTCCAACGAACAGTTCGCAACTACGACCACATCAGGCTCCTGTAATAACTTCTACGGGGCCGGCGATATTGAATCACCATAACGAATCCAGTAATCACGATTTTGAATCATCGCGAGAACCGCTCTTACATACTGATACGTCCAATATGCATTCACCTCCACCACGCGATTCATTGCTACATCATCACGCTCACCTGAGTCATCATCAACATAATTCGGATAGTTTGTTGTCTGCGCGTATGCGGAATTTCTCTGAATCATCACACGATATTGAGCACAACAATAACTATAAGtacaaaaatcatataaaagaGCGTTTTAATCACGAGCTGCATGACGAAGAGACATCTAGCGAACATTGTCCGGCACCGCCACTTCTACAAAGCGAACATTCACATACTCACTCCTTGTCTGAACATTCGAAGGATGGCACCGAGCCCGAAATTGCACCAATTATAGCAAAGAAACGTAAAATGGCAGAGGCTGCAGCTGCAGTGTTGGCAGCGGGCACAAGCGCCAATAGCAATATCGCTTTGGACGACTGTGACACACGTCCCCCCACCACAACTAATAGCATGCTGAGCACGCGCGATGAAAAACCCTTTAGTTTCGCCGACATCAAAACTGAATTAAGTGCACAACCCGGCTTTGGAGGTGCGAAGTCACATTTTAGTACCCCCAGCAGCACTACCCACGTATCACCGAATTTACAATCGTCGCGTTCTTTCGCTGTACCAATCTTTGCTTTACACGGTCAAGGTACTTACTACATACCACTAAATATTGATTATAACGTGTTAGTTCCATTTCTTAATGGCGCCGATCTACTGGAAAAGAACTATGCGTCGATGCCGGTGGTGCatccaataaatattaatgtaaattttatgcCCACCTCATCATCAACATCCATACTCGCTGCCGCTGCTGCAGCGGCCGCTGTAGTGGTGGGCAAACAGCAATTGCCTCCTGTTAACGGCACAGTATCCTCGACGGCAGCGGCTGCGGCAGCCAATGTGGCAGCTGTGACCAAAGCTAAATTAGAGAGCATCAGTAACGGTTGGTAA
- the LOC105226097 gene encoding transcription factor cwo isoform X2 produces the protein MNSCLADLSRLIPPQYQRKGRGRIEKTEIIEMAIRHLKHLQSECIQKDNEYRMGYTDCMKEAAKFLYESHMEEFCYRLVARLQEHCVELMKNDCYKSRSCHIPDNVSASSGSPHQAYHTAAPLCQLRDMLGNSDIEQSNDHNDVKDLSFRNHLNQMQRNVAAAAAAVAVNNNTNSSIVHEHNSSGSQTNAASNSTTASTTTSLNNTISTTTAVPNNGVLVVGGGPTNSSQLRPHQAPVITSTGPAILNHHNESSNHDFESSREPLLHTDTSNMHSPPPRDSLLHHHAHLSHHQHNSDSLLSARMRNFSESSHDIEHNNNYKYKNHIKERFNHELHDEETSSEHCPAPPLLQSEHSHTHSLSEHSKDGTEPEIAPIIAKKRKMAEAAAAVLAAGTSANSNIALDDCDTRPPTTTNSMLSTRDEKPFSFADIKTELSAQPGFGGAKSHFSTPSSTTHVSPNLQSSRSFAVPIFALHGQGTYYIPLNIDYNVLVPFLNGADLLEKNYASMPVVHPININVNFMPTSSSTSILAAAAAAAAVVVGKQQLPPVNGTVSSTAAAAAANVAAVTKAKLESISNGW, from the exons ATGAATTCCTGCTTGGCAGACCTTTCACGACTCATTCCACCTCAGTATCAACGCAAGGGTCGTGGTCGCATTGAGAAAACAGAGATTATCGAAATGGCCATTAGacatttaaaacatttacaaaGCGAATGCATCCAGAAGGACAATGAGTACCGAATGGGTTATACGGACTGTATGAAAGAGGCCGCCAAGTTTCTCTACGAGAGTCACATGGAGGAGTTTTGTTACCGCCTGGTGGCACGTCTGCAGGAGCATTGCGTGGAGTTGATGAAAA ATGACTGCTATAAATCACGTAGCTGTCATATACCAGATAATGTGAGTGCATCGAGCGGTAGTCCGCATCAAGCATATCACACGGCTGCGCCACTTTGTCAATTGCGTGACATGCTGGGCAATTCGGATATTGAGCAGAGCAATGACCATAATGATGTTAAAGATTTGAGTTTCCGCAATCATTTAAATCAAATGCAACGAAATGTTGCTGCcgcagctgctgctgttgcgGTTAACAATAACACTAACAGTAGTATCGTACATGAGCATAATAGTAGCGGCAGCCAGACCAATGCAGCTAGCAACTCAACCACTGCATCAACGACAACGTCTTTGAATAACACTATTAGCACGACGACGGCCGTGCCTAACAACGGTGTGTTGGTAGTAGGCGGAGGTCCAACGAACAGTTCGCAACTACGACCACATCAGGCTCCTGTAATAACTTCTACGGGGCCGGCGATATTGAATCACCATAACGAATCCAGTAATCACGATTTTGAATCATCGCGAGAACCGCTCTTACATACTGATACGTCCAATATGCATTCACCTCCACCACGCGATTCATTGCTACATCATCACGCTCACCTGAGTCATCATCAACATAATTCGGATAGTTTGTTGTCTGCGCGTATGCGGAATTTCTCTGAATCATCACACGATATTGAGCACAACAATAACTATAAGtacaaaaatcatataaaagaGCGTTTTAATCACGAGCTGCATGACGAAGAGACATCTAGCGAACATTGTCCGGCACCGCCACTTCTACAAAGCGAACATTCACATACTCACTCCTTGTCTGAACATTCGAAGGATGGCACCGAGCCCGAAATTGCACCAATTATAGCAAAGAAACGTAAAATGGCAGAGGCTGCAGCTGCAGTGTTGGCAGCGGGCACAAGCGCCAATAGCAATATCGCTTTGGACGACTGTGACACACGTCCCCCCACCACAACTAATAGCATGCTGAGCACGCGCGATGAAAAACCCTTTAGTTTCGCCGACATCAAAACTGAATTAAGTGCACAACCCGGCTTTGGAGGTGCGAAGTCACATTTTAGTACCCCCAGCAGCACTACCCACGTATCACCGAATTTACAATCGTCGCGTTCTTTCGCTGTACCAATCTTTGCTTTACACGGTCAAGGTACTTACTACATACCACTAAATATTGATTATAACGTGTTAGTTCCATTTCTTAATGGCGCCGATCTACTGGAAAAGAACTATGCGTCGATGCCGGTGGTGCatccaataaatattaatgtaaattttatgcCCACCTCATCATCAACATCCATACTCGCTGCCGCTGCTGCAGCGGCCGCTGTAGTGGTGGGCAAACAGCAATTGCCTCCTGTTAACGGCACAGTATCCTCGACGGCAGCGGCTGCGGCAGCCAATGTGGCAGCTGTGACCAAAGCTAAATTAGAGAGCATCAGTAACGGTTGGTAA